In Lineus longissimus chromosome 5, tnLinLong1.2, whole genome shotgun sequence, the genomic stretch TGATCAGCGGTTTTGAAGTGGATAACGGTCGATGAGCCCTTCCATTTTCAGATCTGTTCATTTGTTCAGTTGCTTCATGTACTTTCGATTCAACATACATAATTTGAACATGAAATAATGAGATAATTAcaacaaattcaatgaaaatatgagcacttttcttgaaattttttgGAATACGtgcatccgccattttgaccATCTCACCGCTGGTACAGGTCATGTGACTCAGTTTGTGCAAGAAAAAGTTAATTAAAGAATGATTTAATGATCTTGTCAAATAATGAACAGAAGGTGACTACGCaaattgttttttgaaaaatatataacaaGCAGGAAAACCATTAACATATTTTAGGAAAACAGCACAAACCGCGCAACAAGATTATTTTGGCGGGAAAGTTCAAATTGTTCAGGTCAACTAATTAATTACATTGTAATTATTatgttcaaaatcaattaatgaaaataaagattaGGGTAATATCAACCAAACAAGTGCAAAGGAAGTGTAAGTTAATTGACTGATTCTGGTTACTAGACTCAAAATGTATTCAAGTGTTTCAGAATGCAAACCATGGGCATAAAACATCACAGAAACATCAGACCCTAAATCTTTTCACTGATTGGAAGTGGTGGTTTGCCAATGAAGACATCAAGGCTCACTCCATTTAACCCTTACACCCTGCAGAAAGGTGAGTCTCCAACTCATCTCACCCAGGGGTTGCTGGTAGAAACTGGCGCAGTTAGGGGAGTTTTTATTCAGAAGCATTACCACGTGCTGGAGGTTAGGCCTACACTGTAAAACCGTGGAGAAGAAATGAGCTCTGAAGGCCGATGTATCTATAAGCTAGGGTTCAATCCAAAGATAAataagatttttttttgatATACATGACTAACTAGTATGAATGATAGAGGATCTATTAGATGGTTGAcgcaaagaaataaaaagaaattgtCAAAGTGAAGTCTTACGAATGCTCCAGCATCCATTAGATAGGCTTCATCACAAAGATAAATAAGATTtataaaaaatatacatgtatgacagatggtggtaagaaataaagaaaaagtatttttacataATACTATTTATTATGTAATTAAGTATAATGTGTGAGATGATCCCCCATCCGTACAGACGTCCGTTCATAGCATACgcgtgcgcaatgacccctagatcctgccatTGATGGGCTACAGTAGTCCGACGATGCTACCGAAACGTGCTCATATTCCCTCTTGTACTGTCAATCTATTAGTTTTCAGCGCCTGTCGCCAGCCTCACTCCAGCGGCCTAGCACCAGGTTACGTTAAGTGGGTCCCCTTAACTCTCTAACAAGGTGTGGTCCACCAGCGTCTGCCACCGGACGCATGAGCTTTAATTTACCGCGTAGCCTACCGTAGGCTATAAACTTTGTTCAAATTTACTCCTATATCTAAAACACCGTCGTTGATAGAGACTATTTGCATCGGTCTGTTTCGTATTTCGTCGTTCGTAGATCATCGTACACAAGGGTTGCAAAACTTCCCTTGACACCATTCAACAGGCCTGATTACCACTGAAAGTTTTACAATGTATCCGTTTATTTTGTCGGACGACCATCAAAATATGGATATCAAGTTCTCTTTAGATAATAAATATGATTGATAATGATCATTTTATCATCAATGCGTTAAAGTGAAGCATAATGAATTACTGAATGAGAGCGTGTACCTGAAACTACCCGATGTCGCAATGCTCGACCATGAGTTAGCCAAAACACAACATGCTGTTATCACGGTGTTTGATCACACAATAATCCTGTGCTACAGTAAACAGATAAACAAGCACCCGTTCTGCTAAACCCAATCTCGTTGTGACAATTATTACGACCAAACGATTCACAGTGACCAATGGGTCTTCATGCTCCTTGTTGACTTTAGGAAGTACACCATGGCGACATCCCGTGATGTGAATGGAAACAGATACCATAGTTTACCATGCTTTCAGGTGACACACGTTCGATTCAGTACAAATATAATTATGTGGCAGTATCTTTGTTTCATCTGTCCGTACGAGCAGCGCCAAGGACAGCGACTGCGTCACTCGTGGGAAAAGCTCGAGTGGGATGGTCTTTGTAAGCATCAAGAGGAGGAAAATGATACAATTGCGGAGATGAAACCTCTGCGATGTGAACCAAGAGGGACCGAGGTCTGCGTGATCGTTGCAGCTAGTGTTTGGATTGTATGCAATTTGAACCTGATGGAAACGCCGCTGGTTACTTTGCGGTGGAGTATCAGTATTTTGTCAGTCGACAACTGAAGTCAATGTCCTTGAGGGGGAACTCTTTGGAAAAGTGACTTTGCATTTAAGAAAAGTACATTACGAAACAATCTGGACTCTGGAAAACGATATACATAATATTTCCGACTGCATATCATAATCAGAATGAAGGCCAAACAAGTAACCGTTTATCCAGCAGATGCAGGAGAGAGGGAAGTGGCAAAAGATTATCGTTTTTCCAAACTTTACATGCTGATGAAACCGTTGTTAACCATAATGAAATTAGGTGGAGTATTTTATGAAAACAGcgaaatatcatcacaagtgAAGTCCAACTTCGGGAAGTACTATTGTATagcaattttcatatttgacaTCCTGAATACCTTGCGTCTCACCAGCTGTTTCTGGGTAGGAAGTCCAGATTACGACTTCGCAGTCAAGGTGGTCATGTACGCCATGCTGTTGCAGCTACCCTGTTACGACTTCGTGTTTCTAAGAATGAGTAGAAAAGGGACTGTTCTTACGTTCATTGAGGACTGGGATGGACTTCAGAACTACAAGAAGGAGTACTCCCCGGTTTTCGACTACCGTGGGGCCCTTCGAAGAGGACGGAATATCTTACTCGCGTTTGCCATCATCGAAGGTGTATGTGTAATTGGGGGTGCTGTTGGAGTCGTTTTTTTCCCGGTCATGCTTGATTTCTATTCACCTTTCCTTGCTCCACTGTCGAAAGATTTTGCAGGTGCCAATGTACTTCTTTCAATTTGGACACTTCTCAATATTTTTAGCATTGTCAAACAGGTTAGTGTGGTGACTCTGCTGGGCTTGTTGGCTTACACGATATACAGGGAACTATACATTTTTCTGAAGCACTTCAAAGACGCCATATCCACGTCTGGGGAATTCACTGGGAACTTTGAAATGTTTCGGCTCTGGCATACCAAGATATGTGACCTCGTCCTCACCTTGGATGACATTCTAGGCGGACCTATCTTCATCCTCTACGCTACTGTCATACCAGGAATGTGCGTTGTAATCTACGCTCTCATGAATGGAACACTGATGGCATTTACTGTCATCAACCTTATCTTATTTATGTCTGTGGCCCTTGCCTTTATGATATTTTGCCTGGCTGTTGGAATCATCTGGATAAACCATCCGGTAAGTGAGGTCACATTTCGTGCATTGCTTTAAAAACGTGGGGTGTTCAAGAAACCTTCGCATGTCCTGGCCAGTTTTAGGTCTGTTCGAGGCCATGGTCCTTGGAGCAAAACCTTCGCAGCATGTGCACAGCTCAAATTTGGTGATCACGTACTAATTATTAGAAACAAAATCTGTATTGCCTCGCCGATGTTGGTTCAAGTGAAAAATGCACTATTTCAAAAGACTTGACAAGCATTGTGCactaaaagggttaactgaGCCCACTCGACTTCGTTTATTTTCCAGGCTCATCTTCCTCTAGAATATGCCTATAGGATCGACATGTCTAGAGTGTCACAGGAGGTGGCCAACCAGGTAATCTGTCGCATAAAACACCGTGTTCGGCAATAtcctcaaaattgaaaaaaagaaatgtgaaaTTATATCTGATATAAATTTATCCGATTTTGGAACTGACGTTCATGTATGCAAGTATAGCAAGCTTACAACTTTTACCAAACTTTTGTTTCTAGATCAACGTATTCATCGGTCGTATGAATGGCCCGTCCATCGGACTGACTGCCATGGATCTGTTCACATTGGACAAGCCAATGGTGTTGACGGTAAGTAGCCTTTCCAAGGCAAATGCTTCTAAACGATTGAAAATGCCGTGCCACGGTTTGGATCACCCTCATGCATACTccaaatttgtaaaatttctaTCACACCAGAGTCGAAAATATCGAGCTGACTTCAAGACTGATGGTTACCGCCGGAAGTCGGTGGTATACTGCTGAACATGGTCATTTTCCATTTGAGTGTAAATTTACGTTGCATTATCATGAGTATGATAGTCACACGAGTACGATATCTACACATTTACGTTATCAGTGATAGACGCAAGGTATAAACAAATCTgcgttatcatcatgatataCGCTATACGTACGAGATCGAGTTACATTCTCTTTTTCAGCTGTTCGGAACAATGGTGACATACTCGGTGATCGTTTTCCAGATGACACCTCTACCAACTGACAAAGGATGCAACCTCCTTCTCAACGACACTCTCGTAGAGATGTTCAGAAATGGCACACTACTTGTTTGCAAGCAACTCAATGTGTAGAGGGGCCGACTGTGGGCTATTTCTTGTATGGCAGAGGAGAAGAAGTTAGGGGGGTGTCTGAGGTGTGCCTGAAAGACATGCCCGAGATCACAGAAAACTTCTCCCTACGGACATTTCCATGAACCGTGAACTATACCAATAACAAATCATAAAGTATATTGGGGATGTGTCATAAGCATATCGAGACAACTCTATCAGATCTCGCAGATCCGAAACGACAGTTTTGTGACGCGCGTTTATCGCGTTTAATGAACTCGTTTACCTGTTGTTGCTCGGGATGAAGTCAATGTGAAGTGGTACATATGATGACAAAAAGCTTTGACTGAGAAACACATCATATTTTCCTAGTGTTTGATCACACAATAACCCTGTGCTAAGCAAACAATGCCCTATTACCCCAATCAATTTTGACGGTTATTTCAGAAATGCAATGATTGACCGATGAGTTTCCATGTTCCTTGGTCCTTCAGGAAGTATACCATGTTGACAGACACAGTTTACCGAGCTTTCAAGGTGACATGTCCATTAACATTTATATCACCAATATTGTTGACTGGCCCTCGGTCACTAGTCCATAGCATATAATATTCACTTTCCAAAGACGTACATctcatgaaatatatttttctgaGGTGTCTTTGGAAAGTGAACATAACTATCAGATATTAGATCCCTTTGGATGAAATGGATTTTGTCTCGTCTGCCTATAGTTCAGACATGCGCAACGCGTTCCCGGCGCAAGCGTCATGACGGGAAGTCGATACTGAAAAGTTTGCCGTATTTCGCGGCACTGCACAGTGTCATATACTTGTACAACAAACAGTGtgtgaaactacatgtatacttggCTTGCATGTCCATACATAGATGTGTACGCGTGAATAATATATTCCATGTTAGAAACAACAAGTCTCAAACAcaatctatatacatgtaatttatagAGGAACGTGTCCGCAGCGAGATCAAGATCAATATGGCCAACCCCCAAAGGAAACGGCCCATAAGAACCGTGGAGTATTAATATGGGAAATTTGAATATCAATAAAAAGAAACCATCGCAAATACATACATTCTTTTGACATGCAGGTTTTTATATGGTGAACTGGAATAACTTGTGTTCAGGCATTGAAGCCAGGTCGGAACATATATCTCGGATTAACAACAGGACTGGGGACTATAAACGCTGTGGACTGGCCCATTAGCCTTCACTGTTTTGTGGCTCACATGAGCAATTGTTTATAGCAAAGGggaaaaataacattttcatagTGCCAAATGGTCTGAGATTATCATAACTTGTAAATGAGATCCATGCCAACTTTGAATTCGATCGGGATTCCGTCATATTAGCCAAACTGCCCTTATCAACGGACTATGGGTGGTCAAATCGTCGTGTCTTGGACACGGAGGAGACCTAACTAGCTCGTCTCGCCAGTCCTTCGACCCATTTCACTTTCGGAGACCTTGTTAGGCCTGTGACTTGTACCGGTTACTAAAAAGCGAGCTTTGCTGAGATTCGACCGGATTGTCCGACCGACGTATGGCACGAACCATTATCCCCCTATGGAAGAATTCGATTTGGATATTGATGACAGGTCGTTTAGAGAGAGTTCTATTTACCAGGCGATCGTCGGATGTGACAGGTGTCGGCTACTCCATTGCTTACAACGAGGCGATGACGCCAGGAGGCGAGATGACGAATTCGGGACGACGTATCTCCACGTTTTGGTCTCTAACGCCGATTCGGTGACGGAACTTAAGTATGTGCCAATGGTATATCTCCTTTCAAACGCGGGGGTGGAGGTCAATGTTTCAGATTACCGAGGTAGGACAGCCTTTGAGATGGTCCTGTCTAAGATGCTGAGTGACATGATGATTGCCTTGGCGCGCGTCGGGGCGGATTTCGGAGCAGACGATAGAATGCTGATGGCAGACGCTCACATCTCGTTTGAGACAGAAATGCTCCACTGGTACAGGAAGTTTGAGCCGGGGCTTTGGCAGGCTGTTGACGAGGGTAACTCGGTGGTTGTGGCAAGGCTGTTAAATTCTTGGTGCAGGGTAAGGATATCTAAAAATGGCGTGAGTTTGATTCGGTCCGCCAGGGAAAATGGACAAAACAGGATTGCGTATTTGCTGGAGGAGCAAAGGGCCACCATGGAATTTGTCCACGCTGCGCTGGCGGGGGATGAGCAACGAATGGTGGACCTCGTAGACAACAAAAACATTGACATCCACACCAGGGATGAGTCTTATTCTGTGAACTGTCTCAGTCGTCAGCCACAGCCGCGGACTTTGAGGGATACAGTGGCGGCTTTGGGATTGGAACACATCCTACCCTTCCTACCAGAGCCCGTGAACAGACATGACAACTTGGTGGCCAAGATTAAGGAGATTGCCAAAGACAGGTTGTGTAGCACAGAGACGCTCTCTCTACCTGAATCGGATACAACCAGCACGGAGACGCTGCGGTCTCAGGACTCGGGTTATGGTCGGGAGTATCGGAACATCTCAAGGTTACCGGAACGCCTAAAACCCGTTTCTATAGGGACCAATATGACGAATGGAGTTTGCAGTGAAGAGATTCGAAGTGCCGTGTGTACTATTCTGTGATATTTGGCAAAGCCCTTTATACTTATTtattatatacaatgtacatgttgtgacagtgtctaggacgagtgaagccggctggtaattggacattgtagcagctactgtcatcagattggttgtgacatggtctctacagggagacatacaGGACATATGCCTTCCCAAATCAGTAATTGCTTGATgtgaatttaaacagtttttgtaaatcgcTCGCTAATAAATGATCGAGATATTAATTGTAAGATTGTGTCGATAACACCGGGACCTCTTGCAGCCTAAGCGAGGATCGCACCACTCGACCAACGAGCCGTTTTATCAGCAACCTTTGTCACTGATGCATTGATACAATAAGTGGCAGCACAGACGATTGGCCTAAAGTTAGTAAGCCCTGATTTAGCGAGTgaacataatttttttctgaaggTGTGGATATT encodes the following:
- the LOC135488809 gene encoding uncharacterized protein LOC135488809 isoform X2, with product MKAKQVTVYPADAGEREVAKDYRFSKLYMLMKPLLTIMKLGGVFYENSEISSQVKSNFGKYYCIAIFIFDILNTLRLTSCFWVGSPDYDFAVKVVMYAMLLQLPCYDFVFLRMSRKGTVLTFIEDWDGLQNYKKEYSPVFDYRGALRRGRNILLAFAIIEGVCVIGGAVGVVFFPVMLDFYSPFLAPLSKDFAGANVLLSIWTLLNIFSIVKQVSVVTLLGLLAYTIYRELYIFLKHFKDAISTSGEFTGNFEMFRLWHTKICDLVLTLDDILGGPIFILYATVIPGMCVVIYALMNGTLMAFTVINLILFMSVALAFMIFCLAVGIIWINHPAHLPLEYAYRIDMSRVSQEVANQINVFIGRMNGPSIGLTAMDLFTLDKPMVLTMTPLPTDKGCNLLLNDTLVEMFRNGTLLVCKQLNV
- the LOC135488809 gene encoding uncharacterized protein LOC135488809 isoform X1, whose protein sequence is MKAKQVTVYPADAGEREVAKDYRFSKLYMLMKPLLTIMKLGGVFYENSEISSQVKSNFGKYYCIAIFIFDILNTLRLTSCFWVGSPDYDFAVKVVMYAMLLQLPCYDFVFLRMSRKGTVLTFIEDWDGLQNYKKEYSPVFDYRGALRRGRNILLAFAIIEGVCVIGGAVGVVFFPVMLDFYSPFLAPLSKDFAGANVLLSIWTLLNIFSIVKQVSVVTLLGLLAYTIYRELYIFLKHFKDAISTSGEFTGNFEMFRLWHTKICDLVLTLDDILGGPIFILYATVIPGMCVVIYALMNGTLMAFTVINLILFMSVALAFMIFCLAVGIIWINHPAHLPLEYAYRIDMSRVSQEVANQINVFIGRMNGPSIGLTAMDLFTLDKPMVLTLFGTMVTYSVIVFQMTPLPTDKGCNLLLNDTLVEMFRNGTLLVCKQLNV
- the LOC135488809 gene encoding uncharacterized protein LOC135488809 isoform X3; this translates as MEEFDLDIDDRSFRESSIYQAIVGCDRCRLLHCLQRGDDARRRDDEFGTTYLHVLVSNADSVTELKYVPMVYLLSNAGVEVNVSDYRGRTAFEMVLSKMLSDMMIALARVGADFGADDRMLMADAHISFETEMLHWYRKFEPGLWQAVDEGNSVVVARLLNSWCRVRISKNGVSLIRSARENGQNRIAYLLEEQRATMEFVHAALAGDEQRMVDLVDNKNIDIHTRDESYSVNCLSRQPQPRTLRDTVAALGLEHILPFLPEPVNRHDNLVAKIKEIAKDRLCSTETLSLPESDTTSTETLRSQDSGYGREYRNISRLPERLKPVSIGTNMTNGVCSEEIRSAVCTIL